The following are encoded together in the Triticum dicoccoides isolate Atlit2015 ecotype Zavitan chromosome 6B, WEW_v2.0, whole genome shotgun sequence genome:
- the LOC119326433 gene encoding uncharacterized protein LOC119326433, with translation MSVIEKGQSSAERKANYAKRKNTPCKESIALPRPDLANLTSECPASNCRGIPLGLGVEDDSSDGDPPSVIPNYGVGTNDDIDVFQDPVMGDEPTPSDLMDEEYYMFRDQGSDNDTIEDDDESSMSFARPSEVDPLDFVYTNIPDSTHILMLDANYKHCNAKKFVSETDGFCCRNGQIELKQPEPVLELMRLWSSMDADSRHFRENIRFFNGHFAFTTLGVSLDENYTNMKSGVYTFRAHGTIYHNVHSFGPRSCPEHLQLYFYDDDPTITHRKAATKQLDQDVVKKLVDILKENPYS, from the exons ATGTCGGTGATTGAGAAGGGGCAGTCAAGTGCAGAAAGGAAGGCCAACTATGCTAAAAGGAAAAACACCCCATGCAAAGAATCCATTGCCCTCCCACGTCCAGACCTAGCAAACTTAACCTCAGAATGCCCCGCCTCCAACTGCCGCGGAATACCCCTCGGGTTGGGTGTCGAAGATGATTCATCGGATGGCGACCCTCCGTCAGTCATACCGAATTACGGTGTTGGCACCAATG ACGACATCGATGTGTTCCAAGACCCCGTCATGGGCGATGAACCGACACCATCCGACTTGATGGATGAGGAGTACTACATGTTTCGTGATCAAG GATCTGATAATGACACAATTGAGGATGACGATGAATCGAGCATGTCGTTTGCTAGACCTAGCGAAGTTGATCCATTAGACTTTGTCTACACAAACATCCCAGACAGCACTCACATCCTGATGCTAGACGCAAACTACAAACACTGCAACGCCAAAAAGTTTGTGTCTGAGACTGACGGGTTCTGCTGTCGCAATGGACAGATCGAACTTAAACAACCAGAACCAGTACTGGAGCTGATGAGGTTATGGTCCAGCATGGATGCAGATTCTAGACATTTTCGGGAGAACATACGGTTCTTCAACGGGCATTTCGCCTTCACAACCCTTGGCGTCAGCCTTGATGAGAACTACACAAACATGAAGTCTGGGGTGTACACATTCCGGGCACACGGCACCATCTACCACAATGTGCACTCGTTCGGCCCTAGGTCCTGCCCAGAACATCTTCAGTTATACTTCTATGATGACGACCCAACCATAACTCATCGTAAGGCGGCCACCAAGCAACTAGACCAGGATGTCGTGAAGAAGTTAGTAGACATACTCAAAGAAAACCCGTATTCCTAG